The genomic interval AGGCCTCTGTCCCATGATTTCCACATAAGACTGAAGTTGTAGGGTTGGAGATGGATGGAAGAGGTACCCATTCCTTACTTCTCTTTTCACCTGCTCCCAACCTACCCTGGGCTCCTGGGTGCTATCTGCAGCTCCTGGCTGTGTGGCCCAACTTTCTTCATGATCCCTGTGGGGACTTGGCCTTCCTACccgcaggaaggaggagggaggagagtgttCCAGTCAGAGTAGAACCCTGCATGAGTTTGAGTCAGTCTAGGAGTCCAGAGTCTTATCAGCTCTTGGGGGTTGGGTTGGGTCGGGCCAGGCCTAAACCCCCTTTTACCCTCCTAGCCCCGTGCATCCTTAATAAAGGTCTACTGGGAGgccaggaagggtggggagggggtgggagaagagcagcATCTACAGCATTGCAGTTGGAGGACTGTCACACATGAAGTGAAGGGACAGTGAAGCACATGGGTTTTCCCTGCCTATGAGCAGCAAAGCCTCCAGATGTGAAGCCGGCACTCTCCTGTACAGCCAAAGGCCTGGCCTTAGTGATGGAAACCACACATTAGTTTATTCTGAGGACGTTTCTGGAGACACGGGAGCAACTCAACAAAAACAAAGACTATTATAGTGAAACTAGGGTATCTCGTCATTCCACAGGTCCAGGACTTTCCAATTCAAGCCAAATCAGTGATCTGATTGCAGGGAAAATGGCTGGAGATAATTACAGTATGAGTAATAGACAGAAACAtattgggggaaggaagagaggcgaATGGTCCTAACTGGGTCCAGGAGGGAAGCTGAGGGAGAAGGGTTTTCTCGTAGGCCACAGGGCACGATGCAAGGCTAGAGGTTAGGTACTCCACATTTGCCCACTTCAGAGTCAGAGACCAAGGCATAGTATGTTAGGTCTCACTCTGCAGTAAGATGGCTTTTCTTAAAGCTGCTTCCTGTTaagcaattgattttttttttccctagagaAAGCCCATGCTCCTGGTGAGCAGAAATCCCATGTGGTGAAGGATGAGGTCAGGGGAGTTCCAAAGGTAGAAAGAGAGCAAAAAGTCCTGTGCTGTCAGCAGAAATAAACTGTGTTCTACCCAACCAAACCCCCTGACttgcattattatcatcactatttatttattggttaCCTGGTTGAGCGTCTGTTTCTTGTTTCTGAGTTCGGAGAGACAATCTCAGTCTTATTCCTGGTTCATTTTCAGGCTCTCCTGAAGCTAGTTTATTAGGGTGATGTTCTTGGGGTGAAGCTGTCTGATCCTATAAAATAATATATAGGCAAGATTGAGCATAACCTAAGCCTGTGGGTATGTATGCCCTCTGAATTCACCATTGAGCCTTAGGAGTTGAGAAAGCCTCACTTCAAATTCCACTTAACCACAGCAGTGAAACCCTGAACACTAAACTGGTTGGGACCTAGGAATCTGTGCTTAGCAGGGTAGTCATGCAATAATTACAGATGGGTCTAGGTTACTTGAAGGAGTCTCTGTTAATTTTGATTTTCAATGAGATTGAATATTCTGGGGAATGGTGCAAGACTTTTTGGGTCTTTGATGGCAGGCATGTCACTGATTTAATGTCCAGTAGGTAACCTAGAAATCAAATTCTAAGTAAAATCAGAACCAAGTTTTAAGTGACAATTCTCCCCCCAATTATTTGGATACGTTGAAGAAATTCAGAAGTCTTTAGAAGGGCTAAAATTGTCATTTAGCTCTAAACCATGAACAGTGGGGGTAAGAAGGATGCTAACCAGCTGTTATCCACCTCCACAGAGATCAAGACAAGAAGATATGGTTGTTAATTGCAAGGAAAGGAACTACCAGGCTGTGAGGGTGCAGAGTCATTGGCAGGGTAAGTACTGGGGAGACAGCAGGACCTTTTTCCTTGGGAATCTTTAGGAGTAGCAGAGAACCATCAGATTTGGGAGGTTCCTCATGGAGGCAGAGTAGATTACATTTTTAAGGCCCTGCTAGCATTATGACTCTATGTTCTTTCTCTCTTGGTAAAGCTACTCTTgcataagtgtggtatttatttaatgctgaatcatgtattattcttattatgtaatGTGCTACCAGGCCCAAGCCATGTGCTAGGCACCTTAGGGAACCCTATCAGTATCCTGTTCTCCTGGTAAGACGTGACCTTTCTTGGAATATAAGGAACTAGTTGTTCACACTCGAATTCAAACATCCAAAAGTAAACAAATCTACTGTATTTTTAATCTTCTTTCTTTCCAGTGTAGGAGTTGCCAGTTTAGCATTTCCACTCCTTCTTATCTGTTGTCATTATTGGAGTCATCAATTATCTAATCTTGATTATCAAATTGAATCTTGTTTGGCTaatagaaaggggaaaaaactGAACAAAATTGGGCAAGCACCTGTCTGAGATGGGCAGACCCAATTGTGTTTGGTTATGCAAACTTCCAATTGGCCCCagtttctctctgccttcttcaACTCCCCGCTTTCATCCTGTCCTTCTATTAGGTGGTCATATGTTGATCTTGGCTTTCCTCTAGTTCTCATACCTGTtagtctcttttctgtgcctataACCCTTTGTAATAGGTGAAGTTGAACTTGTTTATTGGGCTAAATTTTCTTGAAGCAGAGGCAATTAGTGATAACAACAGACATGAAGGAGACCTATCAGAAGACAGCCGACCTCCGCAACTCTACAAATGGTCGTATCTAGTTATTTTGACTCTGAAGCCACCATTATTTAATGCACCTTGAGTATATATACCACCTTTCCTCATGGGAGATTGGAAGCAAAACATGGGCCTCTTCCTGTGGGTGGAGATGGACATTCCCTACCCCTCTGAGTAGCAATCAGGCATTTCTTCctttcattgtcattcattcaaacatatttactgagtgcttactgcatgcaggtcactgtactaagcacttagtgtcctCCTTTGGGAAGTTTGGGGCCTCTCCCTTTACAGGGTGGCTTGAATTTCTGACCATTATTGCTCAAACTCTACTCTCAGAAATATTTGGACTGCGATTCACTTACATAGGAAGCCACATATCCTTCTCCTTCTTGGTCTGCAGCCccttcttcacttctcttaggATCTCCTTGGTTGGGATCTTGGAGCCTGCCGAGGGTGGATGAAGAATGTTCACTCTCTGGAggctggggattcaaaatcttgACGTTCTGATGAGAAACCTTTTCATCCAACTTTGGACTTAGCCACTGACCTTCTGCCAGTCTGGGGGATTTGAGCCAACTGGTTAATTTGGGTGCCTCCCGACCTCTCCCATAATCTGATAGGTCTAGAGGTTTGTCCGTCATATACTCTCTAGTTGCCTCATTTGTTTCCCCTTGGTCAGACGCGTCTGTGTCCTCCAAAAGCACATTTCTGTCTGTTTCTTTGAGGAGTCCCACTGACATATTTTCCTCCTTATGGCCTTCTCTGCCCCTTGAGTCTGAAAGTTGGAGGGGCAAAAGGAGCTTTTCTTCTGGAGCTGTGGGAACTGGAATTTGGTTTCTAGAGCTCTCTGTTCGGATTCGTAGTTCTCGCTCCTGCTGCTGTGCCAGGAGAAATTGGAGCCTCTCTCTCTGCTCAAGAAATTGGAGTGTTCCCTCCAGTCGCTGGTCCCTCATGTAAACAATAGCTCCAGGAAGATCTAGAATGGCCGGCTGATCTTCCCAGTCCTGCATCCGGGTTCTCGTCTCCAcatctttggcctggaacatTTGGGTTGAGAAATTATTTTCTCTTCCTGAAGAAGGGCAGTGACTCCGTAGCCCGAATCGATGCAAAGAGAGGTGCTGGTTGAGGAGGCAGAGCTGTTCACTCCGGGCGGTCAGCTTCAGGGTCTCATAAGACGAAGTCACTTCGTGAGACTCTGGTTTACTGGCTCTCAAGTAACCGCTtcgagaaaaagaaggaaagggaaagttcATGTCAGAATTAGGTTTCAGGATGGATAGTGAGCACCCCTTGACCCTAGGTGATGTGTCCATTCTTTGAGCTCAACTGTGATTTGAGCTTCAGCACAGATGGGTAAGAGCAGGGACTGAGATATTTCAAGCCACAGTTCAGATAGCTACTAGGGCTAGAGGCTTTGTGAGGACAGGAGAGTGTTCAGCTttggggcagagggggtggggttgtggcatttggtaaagcATTTAAAGGAGGTGGGAGACCTCTCTCAAGGGCAGGGCCTGATTCCTAGGAACTAGGAGACTAGCTTGGGTCTAGTCATGGACTTATTTGAGACCTTCTCTAGACATCAGCAACCATTCTGAGATTGCCCACCCCTACCTCCTGCGGAGTCAAGGAGGTGATAATGTGTGCtccggggaggtggagggaatgaCCTGGATAACTAACCTATCAAGAACCCACCAGAGTCTTATCTGGCCCTCTGAAGGGCAGACATCTTCCCCAGTGGAAGAAAAATGGACTTGATTCTTTGGTGACCAGAGAGCTCTGCATTCTTGCCCTTGCTTCCATGTCACCATGTCACTTTCTGAGTACTGAACTGGGGCACATGACCATTTCTGGACTGCAAGCAGTGGCTGGTCTATCATTTTTTAAACTTGGGGTTGGGTGAGATTTGCTCCCCGCCACCAAGGCTTTCTCAGAGGGTTAAAAAGGCAGCAGGAATAGCCAAGCCAAATATGCAACACTTGAAGCTTCATTTTTAAGGCCATATGTAACTATTTCCCCTTACCTAAAGAAGCATCTTTGACCATGGGAGCCTGAGGCATGCTCTCTGGAAGGCCCTCCCACTACTTGGGTAAGATGTGTAGAAAAGGAAACCTATTTGGAGGGACCCATGATTTTGAGAGGCAATCCTCAAAAATAAAGTCTATGCCCACTACTGTTTGAACCAATTTGCAGACTTGTGGGGAGAAATTGTCGATTAATCCAAGATGTGATCACGAACAGGACTAAAGTGTGGGGAGCTCTGTCATCAGCTAATTATCTCCCTGACCCAGAAACCCAGAGAGCCTGAAAAATGGCTAGTTTCTAGGGTTGGGATGAATAttgaatatcagtcaatcaatcaataaatctgtggtatttattgagcacttactgtgtgcagagcattgtactaagtgggcaagtgcaaaataacaatataacagaattggtagacacattccctgcccacagtgaatatcTGCACAAATGGGGTTACAGTTTGGACAGCCTTGAGAGTAAAGTCAATGGATAGGCATGGTGGGGGGAGTGAGCAGCCGGCAGTCCAGGGGagtggcagagaatatgtctgttgattgttatagtgtatttcccaagtgcttaatacagtgttcttcacagagtaagcatttaataaatactattgaatggatgaaactCAGGTAACTCACCTATCAAGGGCGAGGCTGCGTTCACCCAGTGGTGATGGTGGACTTCTCCTAGTGGGCGGTGGAGTGGTTGTCTCTGAAGAGCTCCTGTCTGAGAGGCAGGAGCGAGAGCCTGGCCTCACCACAGCGATGGTCCCGTGTAACTGGTTGGCTATCCTCTGGGGGTTCTAGAAGAAGAGGGAGACGCTTGGGAACAGGATTGtggctgctaccatgctgatctgcCCCCTACCTGGATTGGAGAAGGATGATTTTCCAAAATCTCATCCACTGGGGCCTCAGGACCAGTAGCAAattccaggaggaggagagggagaaaggaagagcggGAAAAAAACCAGGGAGAGAAGTATTTGTGTAGTTTTTCCCTCAATGATAATTTGCCTGCAAGGCAGAAAGAACCAGTTCCCAGTTCTTTAATTATCAGTTCAAAGATACCTTCACCAATGTTAAAAATAGGGGGAGATTTGAAACTGTGAGAAGGTTATTCAACTTCTCATTTTCAGCAGGGTCAGCTGAGTGCCTGCAGTTTTTCCATTGTCTGTTtcactaaacatttgggatagAACGGTGTTAGGGAATTAATAAATGTACTTCTGACAATCCATATCTGTCTGGAAAGAATACCATTCAGTGTTGGAAAAGACAATTGTGAACAGGTATGTATCACTGGTCAAGGAGGCATACTGTAGCTTGAGTTTTCTTTAACTTGAGGTTTAACAGGAATGTAACCCTGCATTATCAGAGAACTGAGAGTACCTGATTTTCTAGTGTTGTTGATGGAAGCTCAAAACAGTCACATGAGTAAAGCTCACTTAGGTGGCTAGTGgccaatctgattttttttaatggcatttgttaagtgcttgctatgtgccagacactgtactaagcactgggatagatataaactaatcaggctaatcaggttggacataggtcatgtcccacatggggttcacggtcttaatccctgttttactgatgaggaaactgaggcacagagaagctaagcgacttccccacggtcacacaacagacaaatggctgagccaggattagaacctagatccttctgacttctgaaaTGAGGGTCTAGACCCACTTGATTCTGGACTACAAAGTATATATTTGTTTAAACAGTTTAGTCCATTAAATTCAGTCAGGATCTGTCTTTTTAAAAGCACTGTTAATTGCTCTGTTAGGTGGTTGCAGAGGTCAAGTTGGGAGCTGGGTAACAACATTGGTTATGGAAACATATTTGTTATCTGAATTGAAGCCAACACAGAGTAATAATTCAAAATACTTGAATAATTGGGAAAATTGGGCAAATGCCTCTATGAGATAATCAAATAAATTAACATTCTTTTTTCTGAATTATAATTTCCCCAATTTGATAGTTCATTTTCTAATGTTAATATTTATCATTTTCTTTGAATTGTTGAGTCAAGGGGCCCAGAGGATTCAGAGCACCACTCTTTCACTATTTCTACCTTGATTTcaaattattaagtgctgtaaTTTTCCAAGTTGGGTTATCTGTGTGTTggttttttcctatggtatttctcaagtgtgaactatgtgacaagcactgttctaagtcttggggtagattcaggtgtatcaggttggacacagtccctgtcccacagtggagaTCACAATcttagtagaaggaagaacagatatttttaaGCTCAGTTAACTATACAGTAGTTTAAGCTTAGGTTTAGGTCTCATCATGCTAGGACAAATTAAGGTAAAAAGGGTAGGTTTCAGAATTAGGAATTCAGGCCTAGGGGTGAGGAATGTCCTATTGAGattaagttatttatattaatgtctgtctccccctctagacgtgaagctcgttgtgggcagggaatgtctaccaacattgttgtattgttctctcccaagctcttagtacagtgctctatacatagtaaacgctcagtacatatcatcgattgattgagatgtcATCTTTCTCATATATTGGGGGATCAAACCATTTTAATCAGTAGATGCTTCTCACACTTGAGTTACTTAGAGTCATTGAAAGAGCACTTTGGGTGTGTGTTGTGAAGTTGTGAGTAGGGAAGTTGTgagtagggcctagtggaaagagcacggatctgtgaatcagaggacctgggtttataatcccagctccgccacttacttgctgtgtgaccttgggcaagtcagttagtttctctgtgccatagttccctcaactgtaaaatggggattcaatacccattctcccacctacttagactctgagccccatttgggacctgattatcttgtgtctaccccagagtgtagtacagtgcttggcatatagtaagtgcttaacaaataccacagttagcatTGATTCTCTGTAAATATGATAACTCAGTTGGATGTGGTCCAAAATAGAGGGGCAACCAAATGCAGCCTTCCAAACCTTACCATTTCCAGAATTCTCATCTCGGGGAGAGGTGTTCCAGCGGAAATTTT from Tachyglossus aculeatus isolate mTacAcu1 chromosome 8, mTacAcu1.pri, whole genome shotgun sequence carries:
- the RBBP8NL gene encoding RBBP8 N-terminal-like protein isoform X2; the encoded protein is MESFTESLSRLKDIHEKEVLGLQTKLTELNTEKCRDSQRIEELFAKNHQLREQQKSLKENVKVLENRLRAGLCDRCMVTQELAKKKQHEYENSHFQSLQHIFILTNEMNGLKEENKNLKEELKRLRNLEKASTEKPVSREAEEEYLPRAQLGEEKSTGFRTSPVTKISAGTPLPEMRILEMNPQRIANQLHGTIAVVRPGSRSCLSDRSSSETTTPPPTRRSPPSPLGERSLALDSGYLRASKPESHEVTSSYETLKLTARSEQLCLLNQHLSLHRFGLRSHCPSSGRENNFSTQMFQAKDVETRTRMQDWEDQPAILDLPGAIVYMRDQRLEGTLQFLEQRERLQFLLAQQQERELRIRTESSRNQIPVPTAPEEKLLLPLQLSDSRGREGHKEENMSVGLLKETDRNVLLEDTDASDQGETNEATREYMTDKPLDLSDYGRGREAPKLTSWLKSPRLAEGQWLSPKLDEKVSHQNVKILNPQPPESEHSSSTLGRLQDPNQGDPKRSEEGAADQEGEGYVASYDQTASPQEHHPNKLASGEPENEPGIRLRLSLRTQKQETDAQPENDDADSVKRESDEPDTSDSEVAPNYNPGILQDIQVEDLKYFCVKDKIQGLQKKRKRGQDPWIKASKKPLRGKKKIKDTLTQADEQGSPKELDNPSLSSSSEIFEET
- the RBBP8NL gene encoding RBBP8 N-terminal-like protein isoform X1; this encodes MESFTESLSRLKDIHEKEVLGLQTKLTELNTEKCRDSQRIEELFAKNHQLREQQKSLKENVKVLENRLRAGLCDRCMVTQELAKKKQHEYENSHFQSLQHIFILTNEMNGLKEENKNLKEELKRLRNLEERAKHHRTLSRESSSTPDSPLSLLSPINRKASTEKPVSREAEEEYLPRAQLGEEKSTGFRTSPVTKISAGTPLPEMRILEMNPQRIANQLHGTIAVVRPGSRSCLSDRSSSETTTPPPTRRSPPSPLGERSLALDSGYLRASKPESHEVTSSYETLKLTARSEQLCLLNQHLSLHRFGLRSHCPSSGRENNFSTQMFQAKDVETRTRMQDWEDQPAILDLPGAIVYMRDQRLEGTLQFLEQRERLQFLLAQQQERELRIRTESSRNQIPVPTAPEEKLLLPLQLSDSRGREGHKEENMSVGLLKETDRNVLLEDTDASDQGETNEATREYMTDKPLDLSDYGRGREAPKLTSWLKSPRLAEGQWLSPKLDEKVSHQNVKILNPQPPESEHSSSTLGRLQDPNQGDPKRSEEGAADQEGEGYVASYDQTASPQEHHPNKLASGEPENEPGIRLRLSLRTQKQETDAQPENDDADSVKRESDEPDTSDSEVAPNYNPGILQDIQVEDLKYFCVKDKIQGLQKKRKRGQDPWIKASKKPLRGKKKIKDTLTQADEQGSPKELDNPSLSSSSEIFEET
- the RBBP8NL gene encoding RBBP8 N-terminal-like protein isoform X3; its protein translation is MESFTESLSRLKDIHEKEVLGLQTKLTELNTEKCRDSQRIEELFAKNHQLREQQKSLKENVKVLENRLRAGLCDRCMVTQELAKKKQHEYENSHFQSLQHIFILTNEMNGLKEENKNLKEELKRLRNLEERAKHHRTLSRESSSTPDSPLSLLSPINRKASTEKPVSREAEEEYLPRAQLGEEKSTGFRTSPVTKISAGTPLPEMRILEMNPQRIANQLHGTIAVVRPGSRSCLSDRSSSETTTPPPTRRSPPSPLGERSLALDSGYLRASKPESHEVTSSYETLKLTARSEQLCLLNQHLSLHRFGLRSHCPSSGRENNFSTQMFQAKDVETRTRMQDWEDQPAILDLPGAIVYMRDQRLEGTLQFLEQRERLQFLLAQQQERELRIRTESSRNQIPVPTAPEEKLLLPLQLSDSRGREGHKEENMSVGLLKETDRNVLLEDTDASDQGETNEATREYMTDKPLDLSDYGRGREAPKLTSWLKSPRLAEGQWLSPKLDEKVSHQNVKILNPQPPESEHSSSTLGRLQDPNQGDPKRSEEGAADQEGEGYVASYDQTASPQEHHPNKLASGEPENEPGIRLRLSLRTQKQETDAQPENDDADSVKRESDEPDTSDSEVAPNYNPGILQDIQHLRSL